AAccaaaaatgatttaattacatattaataacattCCTAATATCTATTAACTTTCCtctatattatattttctaaaaacctcttttaaattagaatatatatatatatacatataccCTTTTAAAAGTTATACcttaataattatataaataaaaacgACCATAATACCTTAAACTATTCAAAATGAATGTACCTTGTGAACCAAAATAATCTCTGGAATATCTAATTTCCAGTATAGTTTGGCGTTGCATCAACAGTGCCTTCTCTACTATCAGAATTGGTTTGTGTGTCTCCATTTGCCCCGTTTTGTTCACTTTCGgcaatattatcatcagCTGCACTATTGGGTACCTGTTGGTTTTTGTCGGCAGCAGTTCTGTTATTCACAGAGGTCCCAACTTCATGGCACCAATATCGATGATATGCCCACCCTTTTAGTTGACATTCTCTTGAACAATATTTAGTCCTTTTACAACGTCTGCATTTGGCAAACTCTCTTGGATAACTTTCCCATTTACCACATTCAAAATTAGCACATTGTCTgatgttattaatttcatctttCTTACATGAATTCCTCATTATTACTGAGCTCCAATAAATCATGTCATGGGAGTTCAATTCAGTGACAGTAAATTTTTCCACCAAAGGGAATATATTTACTGACATTTTATCGACAACTGATTTCCAAGTTTCTTCAGTTAGAGTTTTATCCATGTTATTGTAATTCCAATTCTCTTTAAAATTccttttaacttttttatttagcTCAATTCTCTTATTGGAAGTTGAAGTTTCATTGACGTTGTTCTCAGAATACTTTTGTTGTACTGCTATAAGTTCTGATAAAAACTTATCATCACCATCATCCTGATCAACATTCATGTGGTAAACTTTCTGTTCAGTTGTTGGATGTTCTTCCATTTTAATATCCACGTCATCAGTTGTATCCCGTTGAGAATTTTTACTGGAAGTGAATTTGCTGGagtcattattattatttaatagaTCTATTCTCTTATTGACCCTGTCAATTATCGATCTAAACGACAATGAGTCTattaatttacaattttgTAATGAATTCTTCATGTACGAATATTTCGATATGAACGCCAGCAATTGTAATGACCATATGACGTCGTCTTGTTTGGGTATAATCTTACCAAAATACAGACTCCTAGGTATGGAAATCAAAGGAGCGTGGTCCATATCTATTGAGAAACAGTCCTTGTCAATATAACTCtgaatattattcaaatcttcCTCACTCCTTTCTCTATTACTATTACTCTCAGAAGTGTTATTGCTACCTGGCGAAGCCGTGAATACCTTATTTGGACTCAAAATCTCTTCTTCATTCGTCTCATCTAGCATATCGGCATCCTCCATTACATTCATACTGTCAtccatatttatatttatatttctgTTATCTTCTGTCTTTTCTATGTTGTTATTAAACAACCCGAAATCTGAATTCCATATATCTGCAAAATCTGAGGCCATCGTTAGATTATAATCatctgaattatttaaataatttacaatatataaattctCGATATCGTTATAACTGTTAAAATCATATCCTAATAAATAAGAGACATACTCCTCGTAACTCTCATTTAGATCACTTCTCATATACATGAATGTTTCTCTTGACAACAAATTGTCGAATGTTATATTTTCAGTAGCGAAACTTATCTTCTTGTCACttacaaaatcaaattttttgtgaaacaataaaaaattatccaaTACAGTAGCCAGTAACGAGACCACACCCGATGATACAACTTTCTCTCTTATCTTCTCTGTGCCCCTTGTGCCAGTCAACACCAAACATTGAAACGCTAGAGTCCATTTCCACGAACACAACGCCAACTTCTTCTCTTTGCAGATATTTCTTACCCTAGTGTGTTTCTTGTGGATACTTATATTATCTCCATCAGTGAACAAAACGTCAAACAACGGCAGGTGACAGTTCTGTAGAATCGACATCAACCTCTCTAGAGAACCATCATTCGAGATAGTTTCTCTGATCTTCCCAGAATTCGAGGTCAAATACGtcaaattattcaaagaattGATCAAAGGAATACTGGAATCAATATCAATAGATTTCCTATCGTAAACAGTTTGAGTAATGGGCACAATAGGACGATTAGACAAAACAGCTCTAAAATTAGAATCTCGCATTCGTATTAAATAGTATCAACAATCAAAAACAGTCTAAtgatcatatatatatgtgtgtgtgtctgtatgaaaaaataaacaaactCAAATAGTAACTTCCTTTGCGTTCCTCTCTCTGTCTCTCTAATTCTCTTAGTTTTGCGTCCCTGCACTCCacagaaagaaaaaagaacagcctaacagatatatattcacTACCAAATCCAATTACCTCGGTCCTATAGTATTGATCTCTACTCAAGCATTTCTAATAACACAACCTCCATTACAAATATCTTCAGACTTTTAATCCTTTATATACTTTCTTGGAACTTTAGAGGTCAAAAGGTCTATTGTTTCTGCGCCAATGTCTGATGGCCGGGTGACTGAGCCTCTTAGGATTTTGAAATAAGAACAATTCGTAAAACGTTCAATTACGAACACAATCAATAAGGAGATCTTTAATTACAATTGACTTGTTGATTGAGTTGTTAAAAGAGTTTGAAGTGGGGTTGAATAGGTTTGATTAGAAAGTGTTCTAGTTTGTAGTTTGAACGATTGGTTTAGTTGTGTTTTTTCAGGACATACAGATAATAcgtatattttttgacaGTTGCAAAAGATAATTAACAAACATCACTTACTAATACAAACCTAGTCGAATAATGTCATTACATCCTGAAGTTCTATGGGCTCAAAGATCGAGCACcgatgatgaagaaaaaaactaCGTTTTGTTAACAATTTCTATCCCTGATTGTCAACCAAACCCAGAGGTTAAGATTACTGAGAACAGGTTGGATTTAGTTGCAAAGAGCGGCTCCGTTGAAGGTGGTGAAACTTACGAATTGCATTTGGACTTGTTCAAAGATGTTATCCCTGAGAAGTCTTTACATAAAATCGCAAATGGTCAACattatttcattaagtTAATTAAGAAAGATTTGgatattgaatattggCCAAGATTAACTAAAGAAAAGGTGAAGTATGCTTTTATCAAGACTGATTTCAACAAATGGGTTGACGAAGATGAGCAAGATGAAGTTGCAAACGACTCAGAGATGGATCCTTTTGCTAACATGGGTGCTGGTGGTGCTGGTGGTGCTGGTGGTGCTGGTGGCGCGGCTGGTATGATGGGTGCTGGCGGTGAAGGCATGGGTGGCGCAGGTGGTATGGACTTGGAAGCTTTACAACAATTACTAGCCGCACAAGGTGGTAACTTTGGTGCTGAATAAGTTCGATCATTCTGTGGTTTGAAAGGGTAGATGAGCTATTGGGCtgaaaaaacaaaacagAATCAAACTTGTACCCGGTCCACTTCAATACTGATCTcaataaaactaaaaataacaagTGATTTTCTTATGTATATATCCATATATATTGCTGTTATTGTGGATTATTGCATATATGACAAATGTATTTGCTCTAATGTATAATCATATATAGTAATTctgaaattatttctttacTTAGttacattatttaaatagcTTGGTACTTCAATTCACCATTGAATAGCTTTTGGGAAGCGTTCCAAGTTTCACCCGGTGCCAATTTTACTAAATCATGGACATGACCTGGCTCAACACAGACCATTTGTAAATAACCATCTTTTGGTTCGAAATCACCCATGCCAGAAGACTTTTCGATCCATGGGTTCCAAACAACAGCATCTGGTAAGTTACTTCTCTTCAAAGTGTGAATTGGAACACCTTTACGGACAACTTGGATGATACGATCTTCGGGAACTTCTTTGTATATCTTATCAACTTCTTCATGGAATGTGACAACTGGGTGTTTGTCATCGTAAGTAATTTGCAATAATTGATCATAAGTGGTCATACCAGCTAAGTTTGAAACAAAAGTGTCTTCAATGTCTTCTACCCTTAGATAAGTGTGGAACAACCAGTTGAATTTCATTTCCTTGGTTTCAGAAGTGTTCTTAACTTCGATTTTAGTAGTCAAACTTTCTTTGTGTAAACTGACAGTTAAAATCAAGGTGAAATCCATTGGCCATAATTTAATCAAATCTGGGTTAGCTTGTTCTGGAGATAAAGCAAATTGCACTGTTGGAGGGTTTTGTCTAGTTTGACCTAAAAACTCCCAGGTAGAGTTTCTAGCAAAACCGTGTTGTGGcaaatcttttaaatattcatcagCAGTATTCTTACCAAAAACTGGGAAAACTAATGGAATACCACCTCTTACTGGCTTTGAACCATCTAATTTTGTAGCAGAAGACAACCATAATTGCTCAGAACCTTTAGAGACCCAAGAATAAATGGTGGCACcgtatttcaaaattttaacAACAGAATCGCTATGATTTGGATGAGTGATGATAACTTGGGTATCAGTTTCTTGAATGGACATTATCTATTAAGTCTACCTGTTTTAGTATCTACGTTCAGTTACTACCAATTAACTCACTATGTGTTAATTGACTCAACTGACGACTGACTTATTTGTCCCTTTTAATTGCaacttcttttaataattcatatgATGGAAAATTTGACTGACTTGATTCTTCAGAAAGTGATATTTAGCGCAATGCATTGAAGCTACATCTTTCGAGAGCAAAAATGAAGGTTATTGAACAATAAAGGTAAAATATTGTATAAGTTCATTAATTGTGCAAGTTGGGTTTAATGGAAACAAGTTTTCGATACATTATGTAGTTCGTATAGGTTAACTTAActatttgttttatttatatcgTTTTTGAAGTATTTAATGCATATAAATgtgtatataaaaatacGTGTCTTTGAGTATCTAAAGATGCGAGAATAAATGATCTAGATATATGTTAGTTTTGTAACTTGCTCCTGGATGTATTCAGAATTGTATATTTGTTCAATCCTCCATCTTGAGTTCTTTCTTATGAGTGTGTTTTTTACTATTTCTTTTGCACTCGATTCAATGTCAAGCATTTTTGACCATTTCCATTCGAACATGGCAATCCTATGGGCAGTTGATCTGCTTCTCTGTCTGAAATTAGCATTCGGTAAGGGATCAAATGGTAATCTGTTTTCCAGTAACCCATAGAGTATAACTCCCATTGCCCATGTATCGCTTAATTTACCATCATATTCAATGCCCATCAATATTTCAGGCGAAACATAATCTTCTGACCCACATCTGGTAGTGCACATTTCACCTGGATATAACTGTTTACATAAACCAAAGTCTCCAAGTTCGATAATACTTTCATTGTTAAGCAAATTGGACTCTTTCAtttccaatattttttccattgggtattttaataaaatattttccaatttcAAATCTCTGTGTATAATGTTATTCTCATGCAAATACTTGACAGCTAAAGTTAATTcagaaaatattctttGGATGAACCAGAGTTCCAATTTTCCAGCCATAGCTATTGCAGTACCCAGGATATCTCCACCTGAACAATATGAACAAATTAAGTCAAGAGGTGGCAACTTATCATTTTTAGAAAGTATATCTTGAACAGGTTTCTTCGATGctagaaatattttgttgttaATGGCATACAACTTGATAATACAAGGGTGATCGATTGATTTCAATACACTCAATTCACGTGTTAAGGAAGTTTCAAACCTTGACATAATATCTGTGTATACAGAAGTACCCTTTAGTTCTGGATTATTTAACTCTTCTGGATACTTAATACTCTTTACTGCAACTTGCTGCAGCCTATTATCTTCGTCTGCATTAGTAACACCGATTCTTTCAAATAGATAAACTGTACTGAAGTTGCCTTCACCTATTACTTTGACCATTTCAAACTTCAGTTTTTTTTCGAGATCATCAACCAGATACCCATctatttgtttttcttcCGATGATGGCTCTTCTTCTGTAATTGTATCAATAGATGCTCCAAATTTCATAGGTTCTTCATTCATTGTAGGCAACGATGCTATCCTCTGCTTCTCGGCAAGCGGAAGTGGAGGCAACTCAGATATTATTCGATGCTGTGGAGCGTGATGATAGGTATCAGAGACATTGTCATCTATTTTCCGGACTAGTGCTGGATCACGACGAATTTTAGACATATATAATGGAGTCAGCACAGGTGACGACATCTTGTACTTCTCAATTTGTGGTGACAATGTATTAGTTGCTTTATGGTTTGGTGTATACCCCATAGGTGTAGGAAGCTCCGAGTATTTGTCAAACTTTGGGATCGAAAGATTCACAGGCGTGGACAAGGCACTGTTACTCCCCTCCTTTACGTTATTGGCATCATCAATCTCGTAATCACTGTTATTTTCTGTAATTATAGCATGTAAGGATCGTAATTTGTCATTTCCCTTGCCTGTATCACCATTATCAGTAGTAGACAATCTTGGAGTCTGAATACCCAATCCAGCATATACTTTCGTGTGCATTTCATTATTCTCAACCATCGTAAATGTAGttatattatcatcaaaatttCCTATCTAGTTTTATAGTATTGTAAACCAGTACAGATCAACCCCCAAGCACACTTTGTTCACGTTAGTGTGTATGGGATCACTAAAGGGGAGTaatatgtttttttaacGTTCGATTACAATAACTGACAAAATCAAACCTTTCAAACTTAGCGAAACTGAGCAAAACAGTTAAGTGTCAATACACAACACACTATGAATCACTTATggtaatatatattattaatactATTATACAAATAAACAGTTACAagtttcttttaatttgattGTTTTTCCTAAATGTGTTTTcgatttttcaatttacaGGTCCCTTACTTAATGTATTaagattattgaaaattgaGCGATGAGATAGATGAGATGATATATTTCACTGCAAGTGAAACAAGAATTATAAACAAGTTGTAGCATATCTATTGtgttttcaaatattctcCACGAGTTATgatatttgttatttatcgtacaaaaattttatgaatacaatgtttttattatttcttggtggttcttctttttttggtCAATTGAGAAGTGATACTGTTCGCTGACTTTACCTCATCTTTTACCAGTGTTCTTTTTTTTGGTGATTTTGTTGCCCTTGCTTGTTTGACTTTAAACTTAACAGCTTGTTCTTTACGTACTTTTTCGCCTTGGCTTTGtaactttatatttttggcAACCAATTCTTTGTTATTTTCGTCGTCTATGGTCTCTAACCATTCTAAAGTATCAATTTCATGTCCATAACCAGTATCGTCATCTTGGGGTGTCTCCAGGACAACTGGAATACCACGTAAGTTTTCGTTGTGTGCGATTAATCTGAAAACCTCTAACCCAAGAAAACCTTCACCGATTTTCTCGTGGAGATCTCTGTTTGCACCTAAAGGAGCTTTTGAATCATTCAAATGGATGGAGCTGAGATATTTGTAACCAACTACATCGTCAAACATTTTCCAAAATTCATCAAAGCTCTCCTTGTTGCTGATATCGTAACCGGCAGCAAAAGTATGGCATGTATCGATACAGACACCTATTCTTGATTGATCTTCTATCATATCAATTACGGTTCTCAAATCATGTAGATCACTTCCAACTAAGTTACCGGTACCTGCCATATTCTCAAGCACAATCTTAAcaaattttgtttctttgaTGGCTTTATTAAGATAATCGGCCAATTGCTTCAATTGCACAGTGTGATCTCCCTTTAGCGACGAACCCGGATGCAAATTGTACAGACCAATACCAAGCTGTTCAGCTCTTTTCAGATCGTCAATGAGTGAATCGTAGCTCTTTTCTGCCTTCTCCACCTCTGGGTTGGCTAGgttgataaaatattgacCATGTGGCAAAATGTCAGTCAATGGATTATAATTATGTTTAACGCACAGCTCTTTAAACTTATCAATCTCATCCTGTGTATATTGTGGAGAGACCCATTTCCGTGGCGACTTCAAAAACAAAGCAAAGGAATTGCAACCAATATTGAACGCATTGGTTACACTATTTGAAACACCACCTGCAGTGGATACATGCGCACCGAATTTATACTTTGAGGTTGTATTTCTAATGAATTTCGACATTAGTGCAGTTCAATTCCTTTTTAAGTTGATAGTCCTACTAAGTGAAAAAGTCAATCGTGTATTAGCCAATATTGTATTCTTGGTTAGTTGTTCATCAAACAATTTCCAGATCGTATCTTTATAActcatcttcttctaacAGTATTGTTCAACTTTTCCAAATCTACAAAATGGAAAAGTTCCGTAATAGATGGAAAAATCAGCAATGACAGCAACTCCATCGAACTACGAACATGGTCATAAAGAAATGAACATGGGCTACTCTTTTATGTATTAGATAATGCATTGTTTtgtgttattatttataaaatgttCTGGTTGTTatacaaaattattttcgAATCATCTCTCAATTGGAACGGCGAGGAATTAAGGGTTTTCCTGTCGAGTTAATTACCTTTACTTTCTCTTCTTGGTGACtttattactttttttGAAGCTTTAGCTTTAGCCTTAGCAGCTTCCAGTTGTTCTTTCGTCTTTGGTACGACCTTGAAGAATCCATCTAGTCTTCCCTGTACACCTGATTTCAACCCTTTTTGTAATCTTTTGATACCTGATCTGACCCTTTCCTCACTGAATTTCTTATCACCACATAGATAACTGACTAGTGCTTCTTCTTGTGGTGGTTTCCATTTCAGGTCGATGTCAGCACCGTCAATAACATCTGgattcaaaaacaaatcTCTTGCTTCTTTATATGGCCAATTTTCAGGTATCTTCCATTTGCTATTAGAATCTGGGCTCTCTACGAATTCAATGATTTTCTCTAGAGAGCCATGTTCTTTGATCAGCTTCAAAGCGGTGACAGGACCCACGCCTCTGATACTTTCACAGTAATCACACCCCAGCATGATGCCCAAGTCTATGAACTGTTCCAAAGTTAGTTCCAGTCCTTCCAACACAGTTTCGGTGTTAATTTCGTGAATTGGTTCTTTCTTAGCTTCAGAAAAAGTCAAATGTCTTAATAAGAACGGTGTTCTGTAACATAAAGTATCCATATCCTCACTTGCTGCAGCGTAGACTTTGCCCTTCTTTGCTAATTCTGCACATTGAGATTCAGCCTCACAGGGAGCATTAACGTATGGGATCCCCATCAACTCTAGCAAATGCTTGGCCTCATCGTTATGTTCCTTGGAGACTTTGACTAATCTCTTCTCTTGCTTGAGAATATCTGCTTGCTCGACAGCCTCGGCCAGCTTCTTCTCTGTCTCTACTCTTCTTGCTGTTCTCTTTGTCAATTCGTGAGATTTCAGCACTGGAGGTTTACCGTCAAAAACATAGCATGGCTTGATACCATTATCGATCATTCTCAGTGTTCTATAGAAGATCCCCATCAGATGTGACGTGGTCTCCCCATTCTCGTTTGTCAACTGTCCACCATCCTGTTGTCTCACAGCAATTAAAAACTGGTACAGGGACATAGATGCATCGATAGCAACTTTTCTACCAAAGAATGCTTTGATATCACTCTTGCGTACTGCAGTTGGAGCATGCTCGGAAATAATAGCATTCAAACCTTTGATACCCATTGTGTGTGTTGTATTTTGCAGTGCCGTTTGGATGATTCCTTGCCGATATCTGACTGGGTTGATGACGAGTGTGTCTTATACAAGTACAagtttaaatatatgatatGCCATGCTGTGTGGTGGCTATAGAACGGTTACGCGTTTTGGTACATAGGATGAGCATCGTGAGCCACGTACTGTGAGTGTGTTTACGCGTTCCAGCCGGGATCGCATGCTGCAAGCATGGTAACGCACAGGGAAGAGTGCAATAGCGTGGACATTGATTGAACTGGAACTCTGTTCATCGGCTGGGCACCGACTATCCAGACATAAGTTGTGTCGAAACAGGTGTTGGAGCAGTGCCAGGTTCGATGTTCTTGACGTCGGCTAGGTTGGTGGCTGGATATTAGAGGTCACTCCTAGGACGGCGTGAATTATTACCGTCTGATCCTGCTGCGTGTGCTCTGTTTTTACAACTAGTGGATCCAAGGCACTGTACGTCTGTTATAAACTTCAGATTCCTGGCAAGGGCAGCTGACTGTCTTGCACTAGGGTCCATAATTGTGACACTAGACTACTTGGTTCTATTACATAGGTGTTGTGGTATAAGCTCCCCAAGAAGTTAGATCACCATACGGCATTGCCAATTGTTATCAGTAATTCATAACAAATAGCAACAGAACTGCAGTAGACGACCTTTTTATGCATCTAGGATACGACATAATCATGTAactatttaattatatactaCATGATACAAGGAAGCAAGCTTTGTTGAATGTGAGAAGAATGATATGATGATGTGTCTAGCTGTTGCGTTACGTCCCTTCCATATAACCGTGCATCCCTACCCCCATATTAAAGTACAACAACGTAAAATAACATCCGGGATAGTTTAATGGTTAGAATCCGCGCTTGTCGCGTGCGGGATCGGGGTTCAATTCCCCGTTCCGGAGATTTTTTGCACAACGCCACAACCACATACACAAGACCAGAGCAGCGGTAGGGTCCGCGAGCCACTAGTTGTCAAGACACATTGCAAGTGGCGCGAACCAAGCACCGAGCTTTGCTTGCCAAATACGAACACCAACGAACAAGGCAACGCCATTGCACCGGCACTGTTCCAACACCTGTGGCCCACACTGTGGAGAAgcaagcttatgttggttagttccaacatctaagttagtgtcattagccacttcagttgctctagtatagtccatcttctttatagttaaataatcgattggtcctttattagtgtaattaaactattctatatagagttagaagccctccttatatatgagttgaactgacagttgaatgaacacgtacacatgttcattcatcctcctaggctctttagtgctgtattgtacatctgtgtttatcacgtggccatttacattgtagtgagaaattttcacctaccacttgaaagattgttctagaccttctttccattagtaagtgatctattggttctggactcaaagtgtcataaacacttagttctgtcacatacactacaataattctgacaactacaataattctgacacaCACCCACACCCTCTCTCTCTCGCCCGTCGGCGGCTAAAGTCCCTGCGTGCCACAACAATCACCCGATACGAACTGCTTACCCGGCCGTGCAGCCTTGGCCCCTCCCCCCGTCGTCCGTCAATGGTGATCACAGCCAGCTGTTTATTTGTGATGTTTTGATGTTGGAATATTGCAAATAACTAATAACGACAACTGTCAACGTTCCATTTTATTACAAGTTATCATGCATCTTGTTTACATGCTACTCTAGTTGTATATAATGATTTCTTCTTGCGATTAGTATATAATGATCTGATTCGTGTTCCTATATTTATAGTCTTGGATTTCGTGGTTGTGGTTTGGTTAAGTATATGCATTGTTATACAACTGTATTGCACAACTCATCTCCCGTTGCAAAGATGTCGAATCTATACGAATATAAACACAGtgttataaataaaaatttggCTGTTACTGAAGATGCTGGGATTGATAATAAGAAATTCGAAACTCTAGATGACTGGTACAAGGTTATTCAGGACTACGAATTCCAGGCCAGGTGTCCCAtcatattgaaaaattcacaCAGAAACAAGCATTTCACTTTTGCTTGccatttgaaaaattgcCAGTTTAAAATCCTGTTGAGCTACTGTGGTAATAATAGGGACGCTCTgattaataacattaattTGCACGATATCGATGACATTGACAACCATGTAGCTTTATCGCAGTCAAAACTATCCAGCAACAACGCCGCTGCCGACACAAGTACAAACAACGACGTAGACGATAGCAATGTCGATACTGAATTAAGGACAAAAAAATACGATGCAGATGCGGTAgatgacgatgatgatGTTACAGCAGCCATTGTGGCGGCTGTGGCGGCGGTcaataacaacaacaataacgACGAGGACGACGACGGCGGAAGGGGGGTGAAGTCTGAAGGTGTTTCGGAGTCAAAGAGTAAGTCAAGTGATGACAACTCGAATGAGGGCGGGCTAGTTATCGA
The window above is part of the Tetrapisispora phaffii CBS 4417 chromosome 7, complete genome genome. Proteins encoded here:
- the MUB1 gene encoding MYND-type zinc finger protein MUB1 (similar to Saccharomyces cerevisiae MUB1 (YMR100W); ancestral locus Anc_2.454), translated to MRDSNFRAVLSNRPIVPITQTVYDRKSIDIDSSIPLINSLNNLTYLTSNSGKIRETISNDGSLERLMSILQNCHLPLFDVLFTDGDNISIHKKHTRVRNICKEKKLALCSWKWTLAFQCLVLTGTRGTEKIREKVVSSGVVSLLATVLDNFLLFHKKFDFVSDKKISFATENITFDNLLSRETFMYMRSDLNESYEEYVSYLLGYDFNSYNDIENLYIVNYLNNSDDYNLTMASDFADIWNSDFGLFNNNIEKTEDNRNININMDDSMNVMEDADMLDETNEEEILSPNKVFTASPGSNNTSESNSNRERSEEDLNNIQSYIDKDCFSIDMDHAPLISIPRSLYFGKIIPKQDDVIWSLQLLAFISKYSYMKNSLQNCKLIDSLSFRSIIDRVNKRIDLLNNNNDSSKFTSSKNSQRDTTDDVDIKMEEHPTTEQKVYHMNVDQDDGDDKFLSELIAVQQKYSENNVNETSTSNKRIELNKKVKRNFKENWNYNNMDKTLTEETWKSVVDKMSVNIFPLVEKFTVTELNSHDMIYWSSVIMRNSCKKDEINNIRQCANFECGKWESYPREFAKCRRCKRTKYCSRECQLKGWAYHRYWCHEVGTSVNNRTAADKNQQVPNSAADDNIAESEQNGANGDTQTNSDSREGTVDATPNYTGN
- the SBA1 gene encoding Hsp90 cochaperone SBA1 (similar to Saccharomyces cerevisiae SBA1 (YKL117W); ancestral locus Anc_2.455) is translated as MSLHPEVLWAQRSSTDDEEKNYVLLTISIPDCQPNPEVKITENRLDLVAKSGSVEGGETYELHLDLFKDVIPEKSLHKIANGQHYFIKLIKKDLDIEYWPRLTKEKVKYAFIKTDFNKWVDEDEQDEVANDSEMDPFANMGAGGAGGAGGAGGAAGMMGAGGEGMGGAGGMDLEALQQLLAAQGGNFGAE
- the TPHA0G02980 gene encoding glucose-6-phosphate 1-epimerase (similar to Saccharomyces cerevisiae YMR099C; ancestral locus Anc_2.456), producing the protein MSIQETDTQVIITHPNHSDSVVKILKYGATIYSWVSKGSEQLWLSSATKLDGSKPVRGGIPLVFPVFGKNTADEYLKDLPQHGFARNSTWEFLGQTRQNPPTVQFALSPEQANPDLIKLWPMDFTLILTVSLHKESLTTKIEVKNTSETKEMKFNWLFHTYLRVEDIEDTFVSNLAGMTTYDQLLQITYDDKHPVVTFHEEVDKIYKEVPEDRIIQVVRKGVPIHTLKRSNLPDAVVWNPWIEKSSGMGDFEPKDGYLQMVCVEPGHVHDLVKLAPGETWNASQKLFNGELKYQAI
- the PRR1 gene encoding serine/threonine protein kinase PRR1 (similar to Saccharomyces cerevisiae PRR1 (YKL116C); ancestral locus Anc_2.457) is translated as MVENNEMHTKVYAGLGIQTPRLSTTDNGDTGKGNDKLRSLHAIITENNSDYEIDDANNVKEGSNSALSTPVNLSIPKFDKYSELPTPMGYTPNHKATNTLSPQIEKYKMSSPVLTPLYMSKIRRDPALVRKIDDNVSDTYHHAPQHRIISELPPLPLAEKQRIASLPTMNEEPMKFGASIDTITEEEPSSEEKQIDGYLVDDLEKKLKFEMVKVIGEGNFSTVYLFERIGVTNADEDNRLQQVAVKSIKYPEELNNPELKGTSVYTDIMSRFETSLTRELSVLKSIDHPCIIKLYAINNKIFLASKKPVQDILSKNDKLPPLDLICSYCSGGDILGTAIAMAGKLELWFIQRIFSELTLAVKYLHENNIIHRDLKLENILLKYPMEKILEMKESNLLNNESIIELGDFGLCKQLYPGEMCTTRCGSEDYVSPEILMGIEYDGKLSDTWAMGVILYGLLENRLPFDPLPNANFRQRSRSTAHRIAMFEWKWSKMLDIESSAKEIVKNTLIRKNSRWRIEQIYNSEYIQEQVTKLTYI
- the APN1 gene encoding DNA-(apurinic or apyrimidinic site) lyase APN1 (similar to Saccharomyces cerevisiae APN1 (YKL114C); ancestral locus Anc_2.458), yielding MSKFIRNTTSKYKFGAHVSTAGGVSNSVTNAFNIGCNSFALFLKSPRKWVSPQYTQDEIDKFKELCVKHNYNPLTDILPHGQYFINLANPEVEKAEKSYDSLIDDLKRAEQLGIGLYNLHPGSSLKGDHTVQLKQLADYLNKAIKETKFVKIVLENMAGTGNLVGSDLHDLRTVIDMIEDQSRIGVCIDTCHTFAAGYDISNKESFDEFWKMFDDVVGYKYLSSIHLNDSKAPLGANRDLHEKIGEGFLGLEVFRLIAHNENLRGIPVVLETPQDDDTGYGHEIDTLEWLETIDDENNKELVAKNIKLQSQGEKVRKEQAVKFKVKQARATKSPKKRTLVKDEVKSANSITSQLTKKRRTTKK
- the RAD27 gene encoding multifunctional nuclease RAD27 (similar to Saccharomyces cerevisiae RAD27 (YKL113C); ancestral locus Anc_2.459) is translated as MGIKGLNAIISEHAPTAVRKSDIKAFFGRKVAIDASMSLYQFLIAVRQQDGGQLTNENGETTSHLMGIFYRTLRMIDNGIKPCYVFDGKPPVLKSHELTKRTARRVETEKKLAEAVEQADILKQEKRLVKVSKEHNDEAKHLLELMGIPYVNAPCEAESQCAELAKKGKVYAAASEDMDTLCYRTPFLLRHLTFSEAKKEPIHEINTETVLEGLELTLEQFIDLGIMLGCDYCESIRGVGPVTALKLIKEHGSLEKIIEFVESPDSNSKWKIPENWPYKEARDLFLNPDVIDGADIDLKWKPPQEEALVSYLCGDKKFSEERVRSGIKRLQKGLKSGVQGRLDGFFKVVPKTKEQLEAAKAKAKASKKVIKSPRRESKGN